Proteins from a single region of Eublepharis macularius isolate TG4126 chromosome 9, MPM_Emac_v1.0, whole genome shotgun sequence:
- the MRTFA gene encoding myocardin-related transcription factor A isoform X1, giving the protein MLDKTKTLQPTYGVIIPLPEIVAKQGKNVGLGQDSYHNLREVLQLKLQQRRTREELVSQGIMPPLKSPAAFHEQRRSLERARTEDYLKRKIRSRPERSELVRMHILEETSAEPSLQAKQLKLKRARLADDLNEKIAQRPGPMELVEKNILPVESSLKEAIIVGQVNYPKVADNSSFDEDSSDALSPEQPASHESQGSVPSPMEARVGELLPTPTVVSPAQVVSQLKASADPCETPFLPEQPPTPLPPLPPPVPPNLTNGVASPAAKPLPTLIKQSQSKSTCEKSQRSKKSKELKPKVKKLKYHQYIPPDQKQDKGAPPMDSSYAKILQQQQLFLQLQILNQQQQQHYNYQTILPAPPKPPGEQQSGSSAPPMRSLSTAVSSTSSVSSSSNGLMRQNSSTPAGKPGTLPTNLDDMKVAELKQELKLRALPVSGTKTDLIERLKAYQEQNGTAGRATTAPKPNSAILPKAAEVVVAFPAARLGTGPALVSAGITSAEVVVATVAGNGVMKFGSTGSTPPVSPTPSERSLISGGDENSASGDAFGEMVTSPLTQLTLQASPVQFLVKEESSKASSCNSNPISRMEPCINRIKDMETQDKDQMLQEKDKQIEELTRMLKQKQQLVEMLKLQLEQEKRSQQPLPTAVVEEEGAAPGPEPPAFGTHIKNEKRFVSCQSAGQPSCSPDQVKPTQTTSQMDTSDSSSVPKKAVIVKQEVPAAATESSCQTSRFFLGQQSGGLSDLIKGAPPPTLITDSTGTHIVLTVTNHNAERQGLSHQEKVESGSLPLKGVSSPSVKASNQQPVSSSQPSAQQAPSEPVKKGQKPSPPVVTEQFPQTVLSFSTSPNLQPFYLNGFHKGPLKASVPGRAGQPSVPPKLLSQQGSPSPPSPSQMELEQQNSSFFATPPPLPLPASSVLMKEPPGYEEAVKQQPKPPEENGCSSQQMDDLFDILIEHGEISAQFKEQSSPSRKDTSVSPGCPSPSNSHHSSELSLQVSLGHTSSVNPSPAGRLEDFLESSTGLPLLTAGPDGPEPLSLIDLYSEMLSSSAILDHPSSPMDTSELHFAPEPAGGPSLDLAEANLDSMDWLELPGGPVMSLTPLSTATPSLFSTDFLDGHDLQLHWDSCL; this is encoded by the exons CTCTGAAAAGCCCAGCTGCATTTCATGAACAGAGGAGGAGTTTAGAACGGGCCAGG ACAGAGGACTATCTGAAACGGAAGATCCGGTCCCGGCCAGAGAGATCAGAGTTGGTGAGAATGCACATCCTGGAAG AGACATCTGCTGAACCTTCCCTGCAGGCCAAGCAGCTGAAGTTGAAGAGGGCCCGGCTGGCTGACGATCTCAATGAGAAGATTGCCCAGCGGCCAGGCCCTATGGAGTTGGTAGAGAAGAACATTCTGCCTGTGGAATCGAGCCTGAAGGAAGCTATCATCG TGGGGCAAGTAAACTACCCAAAGGTAGCAGATAATTCCTCCTTCGATGAGGACAGCAGTGATGCCCTGTCCCCAGAACAGCCGGCCAGCCATGAATCCCAGGGGTCTGTGCCATCCCCAATGGAAGCTCGGGTTGGTGAATTGCTTCCCACCCCCACAGTGGTATCCCCTGCTCAG GTTGTGTCTCAGTTAAAAGCCAGTGCAGATCCTTGTGAGACACCTTTCCTGCCTGAGCAGCCACCGACTcccctgccaccgctgccacctccGGTGCCTCCTAATCTCACCAATGGAGTTGCGTCTCCTGCTGCCAAACCACTTCCAACTCTTATTAAG CAAAGCCAGTCCAAGTCCACCTGTGAAAAATCCCAGCGCAGCAAAAAATCCAAGGAACTGAAGCCGAAAGTCAAGAAGTTGAAATACCATCAGTATATCCCACCAGACCAAAAGCAAGACAAAGGAGCCCCTCCCATGGATTCCTCTTATGCCAAAATCTTGCAGCAACAGCAGCTCTTTTTGCAGCTCCAGATTCtgaatcagcagcagcaacagcactaCAACTATCAAACCATCCTACCAGCTCCACCAAA GCCTCCTGGAGAGCAGCAGAGTGGCAGTAGTGCCCCGCCCATGCGTAGTCTCTCTACAGCTGTCAGCAGTACCTCTTCTGTTTCTTCCAGTTCTAACGGGTTGATGCGTCAAAACAGCAGCACTCCAGCAGGCAAGCCAGGAACACTCCCTACTAATTTGGATGATATGAAG GTGGCAGAGTTGAAGCAAGAGTTGAAGCTGAGGGCACTGCCAGTGTCGGGTACCAAGACAGATCTCATCGAGCGGCTCAAGGCCTATCAGGAGCAGAATGGTACAGCTGGCCGTGCAACCACTGCTCCAAAGCCCAACTCGGCAAttctccccaaagctgctgaAGTGGTGGTAGCCTTCCCAGCTGCGAGGCTGGGGACAGGGCCAGCGCTGGTTAGTGCGGGTATCACTTCAGCAGAGGTGGTTGTGGCCACAGTCGCTGGCAATGGTGTGATGAAGTTTGGCAGCACAGGTTCCACTCCTCCTGTGTCTCCCACTCCCTCTGAGCGCTCGCTCATCAGTGGTGGGGACGAGAACTCAGCCAGTGGGGATGCCTTTGGAGAGATGGTAACTTCTCCTCTGACTCAGCTTACCCTGCAAGCGTCACCAGTGCAGTTTCTGGTGAAGGAAGAGAGCTCCAAAGCCTCCAGCTGTAATTCAAATCCCATATCTAGGATGGAGCCCTGCATCAACCGCATCAAAGACATGGAGACCCAGGACAAAGACCAAATGTTGCAGGAGAAAGATAAGCAAATCGAGGAACTCACACGCATGctaaagcagaagcagcagctggTAGAGATGCTGAAGCTGCAGCTGGAGCAAGAAAAACGGTCTCAGCAGCCTCTGCCAACCGCAGTGGTTGAGGAGGAAGGCGCAGCTCCAGGCCCAGAGCCGCCAGCTTTTGGCACCCACATCAAGAATGAAAAAAGATTTGTGAGTTGCCAATCTGCAGGGCAGCCCAGCTGCTCACCTGACCAAGTAAAACCCACACAGACCACTAGCCAAATGGACACCTCGGATTCAAGCTCTGTGCCAAAGAAAGCAGTGATTGTGAAGCAGGAGGTCCCAGCAGCTGCAACTGAGTCGTCATGTCAAACCTCCCGTTTTTTCCTTGGCCAGCAAAGTGGAGGCTTGAGTGACCTCATCAAAGGAGCACCTCCCCCTACACTCATCACAGATTCCACTGGTACTCACATAGTGCTCACAGTGACCAATCACAATGCTGAGAGGCAGGGCCTCTCGCATCAGGAGAAAGTGGAAAGTGGTTCCTTACCACTGAAG GGAGTCTCATCACCTTCTGTGAAAGCATCAAACCAGCAACCTGTAAGCAGCTCTCAGCCATCTGCGCAGCAGGCGCCAAGTGAGCCTGTCAAGAAG GGTCAGAAGCCAAGTCCTCCAGTGGTCACTGAGCAGTTCCCTCAGACAGTCTTGTCTTTCTCAACATCTCCCAACTTGCAGCCCTTCTACCTGAACGGCTTCCACAAAGGACCTTTGAAAGCCAGTGTTCCCGGCAGAGCTGGCCAGCCCAGTGTACCCCCAAAG CTTCTCTCACAGCAAGGATCTCCATCTCCTCCATCTCCCTCCCAAATGGAACTTGAACAGCAGAACTCCAGTTTCTTTGCTACTCCGCCACCATTGCCTCTCCCTGCTTCCTCAGTGTTGATGAAAGAACCCCCAGGTTATGAAGAGGCTGTGAAGCAACAACCAAAGCCCCCTGAG GAGAATGGCTGTTCAAGTCAGCAGATGGATGACTTGTTTGACATTTTAATTGAACACGGAG AGATTTCCGCTCAATTTAAGGAGCAGTCTTCCCCATCAAGGAAAGATACCAGTGTTTCTCCGGGATGTCCTTCTCCATCCAACAGCCACCATTCCTCAGAGCTCTCCCTGCAGGTATCCTTGGGCCACACCAGTTCAGTTAATCCTTCCCCAGCAGGCAGGCTGGAAGACTTCTTGGAGAGCAGCACTGGTCTCCCCTTGTTGACAGCTGGCCCTGATGGACCTGAGCCTCTGTCTCTAATTGACCTCTACAGTGAAATGCTAAGCAGTTCAGCTATCCTGGACCATCCATCTTCACCTATGGACACATCAGAATTGCACTTTGCCCCTGAGCCCGCTGGGGGACCAAGTTTAGACTTGGCTGAGGCTAATTTGGACAGCATGGATTGGTTGGAGCTGCCAGGAGGGCCAGTGATGAGTCTCACCCCCCTCAGTACTGCAACTCCTAGCCTCTTCTCCACAGATTTCCTCGATGGACATGATCTGCAGTTGCACTGGGATTCTTGCTTATAG
- the MRTFA gene encoding myocardin-related transcription factor A isoform X2, protein MPPLKSPAAFHEQRRSLERARTEDYLKRKIRSRPERSELVRMHILEETSAEPSLQAKQLKLKRARLADDLNEKIAQRPGPMELVEKNILPVESSLKEAIIVGQVNYPKVADNSSFDEDSSDALSPEQPASHESQGSVPSPMEARVGELLPTPTVVSPAQVVSQLKASADPCETPFLPEQPPTPLPPLPPPVPPNLTNGVASPAAKPLPTLIKQSQSKSTCEKSQRSKKSKELKPKVKKLKYHQYIPPDQKQDKGAPPMDSSYAKILQQQQLFLQLQILNQQQQQHYNYQTILPAPPNSNGLMRQNSSTPAGKPGTLPTNLDDMKVAELKQELKLRALPVSGTKTDLIERLKAYQEQNGTAGRATTAPKPNSAILPKAAEVVVAFPAARLGTGPALVSAGITSAEVVVATVAGNGVMKFGSTGSTPPVSPTPSERSLISGGDENSASGDAFGEMVTSPLTQLTLQASPVQFLVKEESSKASSCNSNPISRMEPCINRIKDMETQDKDQMLQEKDKQIEELTRMLKQKQQLVEMLKLQLEQEKRSQQPLPTAVVEEEGAAPGPEPPAFGTHIKNEKRFVSCQSAGQPSCSPDQVKPTQTTSQMDTSDSSSVPKKAVIVKQEVPAAATESSCQTSRFFLGQQSGGLSDLIKGAPPPTLITDSTGTHIVLTVTNHNAERQGLSHQEKVESGSLPLKGVSSPSVKASNQQPVSSSQPSAQQAPSEPVKKGQKPSPPVVTEQFPQTVLSFSTSPNLQPFYLNGFHKGPLKASVPGRAGQPSVPPKLLSQQGSPSPPSPSQMELEQQNSSFFATPPPLPLPASSVLMKEPPGYEEAVKQQPKPPEENGCSSQQMDDLFDILIEHGEISAQFKEQSSPSRKDTSVSPGCPSPSNSHHSSELSLQVSLGHTSSVNPSPAGRLEDFLESSTGLPLLTAGPDGPEPLSLIDLYSEMLSSSAILDHPSSPMDTSELHFAPEPAGGPSLDLAEANLDSMDWLELPGGPVMSLTPLSTATPSLFSTDFLDGHDLQLHWDSCL, encoded by the exons CTCTGAAAAGCCCAGCTGCATTTCATGAACAGAGGAGGAGTTTAGAACGGGCCAGG ACAGAGGACTATCTGAAACGGAAGATCCGGTCCCGGCCAGAGAGATCAGAGTTGGTGAGAATGCACATCCTGGAAG AGACATCTGCTGAACCTTCCCTGCAGGCCAAGCAGCTGAAGTTGAAGAGGGCCCGGCTGGCTGACGATCTCAATGAGAAGATTGCCCAGCGGCCAGGCCCTATGGAGTTGGTAGAGAAGAACATTCTGCCTGTGGAATCGAGCCTGAAGGAAGCTATCATCG TGGGGCAAGTAAACTACCCAAAGGTAGCAGATAATTCCTCCTTCGATGAGGACAGCAGTGATGCCCTGTCCCCAGAACAGCCGGCCAGCCATGAATCCCAGGGGTCTGTGCCATCCCCAATGGAAGCTCGGGTTGGTGAATTGCTTCCCACCCCCACAGTGGTATCCCCTGCTCAG GTTGTGTCTCAGTTAAAAGCCAGTGCAGATCCTTGTGAGACACCTTTCCTGCCTGAGCAGCCACCGACTcccctgccaccgctgccacctccGGTGCCTCCTAATCTCACCAATGGAGTTGCGTCTCCTGCTGCCAAACCACTTCCAACTCTTATTAAG CAAAGCCAGTCCAAGTCCACCTGTGAAAAATCCCAGCGCAGCAAAAAATCCAAGGAACTGAAGCCGAAAGTCAAGAAGTTGAAATACCATCAGTATATCCCACCAGACCAAAAGCAAGACAAAGGAGCCCCTCCCATGGATTCCTCTTATGCCAAAATCTTGCAGCAACAGCAGCTCTTTTTGCAGCTCCAGATTCtgaatcagcagcagcaacagcactaCAACTATCAAACCATCCTACCAGCTCCACCAAA TTCTAACGGGTTGATGCGTCAAAACAGCAGCACTCCAGCAGGCAAGCCAGGAACACTCCCTACTAATTTGGATGATATGAAG GTGGCAGAGTTGAAGCAAGAGTTGAAGCTGAGGGCACTGCCAGTGTCGGGTACCAAGACAGATCTCATCGAGCGGCTCAAGGCCTATCAGGAGCAGAATGGTACAGCTGGCCGTGCAACCACTGCTCCAAAGCCCAACTCGGCAAttctccccaaagctgctgaAGTGGTGGTAGCCTTCCCAGCTGCGAGGCTGGGGACAGGGCCAGCGCTGGTTAGTGCGGGTATCACTTCAGCAGAGGTGGTTGTGGCCACAGTCGCTGGCAATGGTGTGATGAAGTTTGGCAGCACAGGTTCCACTCCTCCTGTGTCTCCCACTCCCTCTGAGCGCTCGCTCATCAGTGGTGGGGACGAGAACTCAGCCAGTGGGGATGCCTTTGGAGAGATGGTAACTTCTCCTCTGACTCAGCTTACCCTGCAAGCGTCACCAGTGCAGTTTCTGGTGAAGGAAGAGAGCTCCAAAGCCTCCAGCTGTAATTCAAATCCCATATCTAGGATGGAGCCCTGCATCAACCGCATCAAAGACATGGAGACCCAGGACAAAGACCAAATGTTGCAGGAGAAAGATAAGCAAATCGAGGAACTCACACGCATGctaaagcagaagcagcagctggTAGAGATGCTGAAGCTGCAGCTGGAGCAAGAAAAACGGTCTCAGCAGCCTCTGCCAACCGCAGTGGTTGAGGAGGAAGGCGCAGCTCCAGGCCCAGAGCCGCCAGCTTTTGGCACCCACATCAAGAATGAAAAAAGATTTGTGAGTTGCCAATCTGCAGGGCAGCCCAGCTGCTCACCTGACCAAGTAAAACCCACACAGACCACTAGCCAAATGGACACCTCGGATTCAAGCTCTGTGCCAAAGAAAGCAGTGATTGTGAAGCAGGAGGTCCCAGCAGCTGCAACTGAGTCGTCATGTCAAACCTCCCGTTTTTTCCTTGGCCAGCAAAGTGGAGGCTTGAGTGACCTCATCAAAGGAGCACCTCCCCCTACACTCATCACAGATTCCACTGGTACTCACATAGTGCTCACAGTGACCAATCACAATGCTGAGAGGCAGGGCCTCTCGCATCAGGAGAAAGTGGAAAGTGGTTCCTTACCACTGAAG GGAGTCTCATCACCTTCTGTGAAAGCATCAAACCAGCAACCTGTAAGCAGCTCTCAGCCATCTGCGCAGCAGGCGCCAAGTGAGCCTGTCAAGAAG GGTCAGAAGCCAAGTCCTCCAGTGGTCACTGAGCAGTTCCCTCAGACAGTCTTGTCTTTCTCAACATCTCCCAACTTGCAGCCCTTCTACCTGAACGGCTTCCACAAAGGACCTTTGAAAGCCAGTGTTCCCGGCAGAGCTGGCCAGCCCAGTGTACCCCCAAAG CTTCTCTCACAGCAAGGATCTCCATCTCCTCCATCTCCCTCCCAAATGGAACTTGAACAGCAGAACTCCAGTTTCTTTGCTACTCCGCCACCATTGCCTCTCCCTGCTTCCTCAGTGTTGATGAAAGAACCCCCAGGTTATGAAGAGGCTGTGAAGCAACAACCAAAGCCCCCTGAG GAGAATGGCTGTTCAAGTCAGCAGATGGATGACTTGTTTGACATTTTAATTGAACACGGAG AGATTTCCGCTCAATTTAAGGAGCAGTCTTCCCCATCAAGGAAAGATACCAGTGTTTCTCCGGGATGTCCTTCTCCATCCAACAGCCACCATTCCTCAGAGCTCTCCCTGCAGGTATCCTTGGGCCACACCAGTTCAGTTAATCCTTCCCCAGCAGGCAGGCTGGAAGACTTCTTGGAGAGCAGCACTGGTCTCCCCTTGTTGACAGCTGGCCCTGATGGACCTGAGCCTCTGTCTCTAATTGACCTCTACAGTGAAATGCTAAGCAGTTCAGCTATCCTGGACCATCCATCTTCACCTATGGACACATCAGAATTGCACTTTGCCCCTGAGCCCGCTGGGGGACCAAGTTTAGACTTGGCTGAGGCTAATTTGGACAGCATGGATTGGTTGGAGCTGCCAGGAGGGCCAGTGATGAGTCTCACCCCCCTCAGTACTGCAACTCCTAGCCTCTTCTCCACAGATTTCCTCGATGGACATGATCTGCAGTTGCACTGGGATTCTTGCTTATAG